A window of the Desulforapulum autotrophicum HRM2 genome harbors these coding sequences:
- a CDS encoding amino acid ABC transporter permease encodes MEANSPEKIPFFRDPEKLSILYQFLSIVAVGLVSYYLVSNTLANLERQSISTGFGFFEREASFEIGESLIKYSAADSYGRALAVGFLNTLIVSFIGIILTVILGTILGIARLSSNWLVSRLSAIYIEVFQDIPILLQLFFWYAFFYEMLPSPRQALNPFSGLFLCNRGLVFGIPEWHPAFKFMAAALVLGIVIALVLKRWAKARQERTGQIFPILKVSALLIIGLPLVVWLMTGMPTRMNVPTLQGFNFKGGLSISPEFTALLLGLVLYTAAFVAEVVRAGIQSVSKGQTEAALSIGLKPTHVLNLVILPQALRVIIPPLTSQLLNLTKNSSLAVAIGYPDFVSVAGTTINQTGQAIEGVAMIMIVYLVFSLSTSAFMNWYNKRIALVER; translated from the coding sequence ATGGAAGCAAACTCCCCAGAAAAAATTCCGTTTTTCCGCGATCCGGAAAAACTTTCGATTTTATACCAATTCCTCAGTATTGTAGCCGTAGGGCTTGTGAGCTATTACCTGGTATCCAACACCCTTGCCAACCTTGAACGACAATCCATTTCAACCGGCTTTGGATTCTTTGAAAGGGAGGCCTCCTTTGAGATTGGCGAATCCCTGATCAAATATTCTGCTGCCGACTCCTATGGGCGAGCCCTTGCTGTCGGATTTCTCAACACCTTGATCGTATCGTTCATCGGTATCATTCTAACGGTAATCCTCGGCACGATTCTCGGCATTGCGCGCCTGTCATCAAACTGGCTGGTATCAAGACTATCAGCGATTTATATTGAAGTGTTTCAGGATATCCCCATCCTGCTTCAACTTTTTTTCTGGTACGCCTTCTTCTATGAAATGCTGCCCTCCCCACGCCAGGCCCTGAACCCTTTTTCAGGCCTGTTTCTCTGCAACCGAGGGCTTGTTTTCGGCATTCCGGAATGGCACCCAGCCTTTAAATTCATGGCTGCTGCCCTGGTTCTTGGCATTGTCATCGCCCTTGTCCTTAAACGATGGGCAAAGGCAAGACAGGAGCGTACCGGCCAGATCTTTCCGATCCTTAAGGTCTCCGCTCTCCTTATCATCGGACTGCCCCTGGTGGTCTGGCTGATGACCGGCATGCCCACCAGAATGAATGTTCCCACCCTCCAGGGATTTAACTTCAAGGGCGGCTTGAGCATCAGCCCGGAATTTACAGCCCTGCTTCTGGGTCTTGTACTCTATACGGCAGCCTTTGTTGCCGAAGTTGTCCGGGCCGGAATCCAGTCAGTAAGCAAGGGACAGACCGAGGCGGCCCTGTCCATCGGCCTCAAGCCGACCCACGTGCTTAATCTTGTCATCCTTCCCCAGGCCCTGAGGGTCATCATTCCGCCCCTGACAAGCCAGCTGCTCAACCTGACAAAGAACTCTTCCCTGGCCGTTGCCATCGGGTATCCTGATTTTGTATCCGTTGCTGGAACAACCATCAACCAGACCGGGCAGGCCATTGAAGGGGTTGCCATGATCATGATTGTCTACCTGGTATTCAGCCTGTCGACATCGGCGTTCATGAACTGGTATAATAAGCGGATAGCGCTTGTGGAACGATAA
- the ybaK gene encoding Cys-tRNA(Pro) deacylase, with protein sequence MIDKKSLKIHCKKEILQKMTPGIKSAKKAGIKYEILTYDHDPRTTAYGEEAAEKLGLDPERVFKTLVAEVDGSTLVVCVIPVSRMLDLKMVAKTLKAKRAVMADKNNVQRTTGYVLGGVSPLGQKKRLQTLVDSSALDHESILVSAGRRGMDIALAPRDLAKLTTGTFVDIAR encoded by the coding sequence ATGATTGATAAGAAATCGTTGAAAATTCACTGCAAAAAGGAGATTCTGCAAAAAATGACCCCGGGTATCAAAAGCGCCAAAAAGGCCGGGATAAAGTATGAGATTCTCACCTATGACCACGATCCCAGGACCACGGCCTATGGAGAGGAAGCCGCTGAAAAACTGGGCCTGGACCCGGAAAGGGTCTTTAAAACCCTGGTGGCTGAGGTGGATGGATCAACCCTTGTGGTCTGCGTAATTCCTGTTTCACGCATGCTTGACCTGAAGATGGTTGCCAAGACCCTGAAAGCCAAACGGGCCGTGATGGCCGACAAAAACAATGTCCAGCGTACCACCGGTTATGTTCTTGGCGGGGTCAGCCCCCTGGGACAAAAAAAAAGGCTTCAGACCCTTGTGGACAGTTCAGCCCTTGACCATGAATCCATCCTTGTCAGCGCCGGTCGCCGGGGAATGGATATTGCCCTTGCCCCCCGGGATCTGGCCAAGCTGACCACCGGCACATTTGTTGACATTGCAAGGTGA
- a CDS encoding transporter substrate-binding domain-containing protein, which yields MKSVKFVGVLLMAALFLTAGMATADTLEDVKAKGFIQAGVNGDLFGFGKPDEKGVWRGLDVDTARAVAAAVFGDANKVKFTPLTAKTRFTALQSGEIDVLTRNCTQTLTRDTDLGLDFA from the coding sequence ATGAAATCAGTTAAATTTGTTGGTGTTCTACTGATGGCAGCCCTGTTCTTAACTGCAGGAATGGCAACAGCCGATACCCTGGAAGATGTCAAGGCAAAGGGATTTATCCAGGCAGGTGTTAACGGGGATCTGTTCGGGTTTGGAAAGCCGGACGAAAAAGGGGTTTGGCGAGGCCTTGATGTTGATACTGCAAGGGCCGTTGCTGCAGCCGTTTTTGGAGATGCCAACAAGGTAAAATTCACCCCGCTGACCGCAAAAACCCGGTTCACAGCCCTTCAGTCCGGTGAGATTGACGTTCTTACCCGGAACTGTACCCAGACACTGACCCGGGACACCGACCTCGGCCTTGATTTTGCCTAG
- a CDS encoding type 2 periplasmic-binding domain-containing protein, protein MNYYDGQGFLISKKLGVKDAKELDGATVCVLPGTTTEQNVADYFRANGMKMNPVVIENTAELAKAFFAGRCDCLTSDASQLAGTRAVAPNPDDYIILPTIISKEPLAPAVRHGDNKWKDVVNYSVLAMINAEELGITSKNVDEKLKSTDPKVQRFLGVSPGNGKALGLDEKFAYNIVKQVGNYGEMFERNVGMDTPLKIERGLNALWTNGGLMYSAPFK, encoded by the coding sequence GTGAACTACTACGACGGCCAGGGATTTCTCATTTCCAAGAAACTCGGTGTCAAGGATGCCAAGGAACTTGACGGGGCCACAGTATGCGTTCTTCCCGGAACCACCACAGAACAAAATGTTGCTGATTATTTTCGCGCCAACGGCATGAAGATGAACCCTGTTGTTATTGAAAACACGGCAGAACTTGCCAAGGCTTTTTTTGCAGGCCGCTGCGATTGCCTTACCTCGGATGCTTCACAGCTTGCCGGCACAAGGGCCGTTGCGCCCAACCCCGATGATTACATCATCCTTCCCACCATCATTTCCAAAGAGCCACTGGCTCCTGCTGTCCGCCACGGTGACAACAAGTGGAAGGACGTTGTCAACTACTCCGTTCTTGCCATGATCAATGCTGAAGAACTCGGCATCACCTCCAAGAACGTTGATGAAAAACTCAAGAGCACGGATCCTAAGGTTCAACGGTTCCTGGGTGTCTCTCCAGGCAATGGAAAGGCCCTTGGACTTGATGAGAAATTTGCCTACAATATCGTCAAACAGGTGGGTAACTATGGTGAAATGTTTGAAAGAAACGTTGGCATGGACACCCCATTGAAAATTGAGCGCGGTCTGAACGCTCTCTGGACAAACGGTGGTCTCATGTACTCGGCTCCTTTTAAATAA
- the cas2 gene encoding CRISPR-associated endonuclease Cas2 produces the protein MSTLAWIIYDITEDKTRNFLAKEFKKTGLIRVQKSVFLGRLDSNRFDELGEICDGVINPETDSVYLFPFCQEDFQKVRVLGQGFDRKMVNDEILSQFF, from the coding sequence ATGAGCACTCTTGCGTGGATAATCTACGATATCACAGAAGATAAAACCCGTAACTTTCTGGCAAAAGAGTTTAAAAAAACAGGACTCATCAGGGTTCAGAAGAGCGTTTTCCTTGGCAGACTCGACAGCAACCGGTTCGATGAGCTTGGTGAGATCTGCGATGGGGTGATCAATCCTGAAACGGACAGTGTCTACCTTTTTCCCTTTTGCCAGGAAGATTTTCAGAAGGTTCGGGTTCTGGGGCAGGGGTTTGATAGGAAGATGGTCAATGATGAGATTTTGTCACAGTTTTTTTAG
- a CDS encoding amino acid ABC transporter permease: protein MNEINTKSPASTVKPPITNIGVIGWVRANLFNGVLNSILTLVVLALLWLTVPPFIKWAFIDSLWTSTGAECQAIDGACWSIIPANLRFIIFGFYPHDLQWRPLAAMVLLVALLFYSQDRQHWKKHLIYAWAIGLFTMGLLLKGGILGFESVESNKWGGLPLTLLLSVFGLTAAYPFGVFLALGRQSRMPVIKAFSVVYIELIRGVPLISLLFMSSVVFPLLLPEGVTLNKILRAQVAIIMFTAAYIAEVVRGGLQGMNRGQYEAAESLGLNYFQTMRLIILPQALKIVIPPSVSILISAFKDTSLVVIIALYDLLKTTQTTLSHPQWMGFSAEAYIFVALIYFVCCFFMSNYSRRLERELDTGL, encoded by the coding sequence ATGAATGAGATCAATACCAAATCACCGGCTTCCACCGTCAAACCCCCCATCACCAACATCGGGGTTATCGGCTGGGTCCGGGCAAATCTTTTTAACGGAGTGCTCAACTCCATTTTAACCCTGGTGGTCCTGGCCCTGCTGTGGCTCACGGTACCGCCATTTATCAAGTGGGCCTTCATCGACAGTCTGTGGACATCTACGGGTGCCGAATGCCAGGCCATTGACGGGGCCTGCTGGTCGATCATCCCGGCAAACCTGAGATTCATTATTTTTGGTTTCTACCCCCATGACCTTCAGTGGCGGCCCCTTGCCGCGATGGTTCTTCTGGTTGCTCTGCTCTTTTACAGCCAGGATCGGCAGCACTGGAAAAAACACCTGATTTACGCCTGGGCCATCGGGCTGTTCACCATGGGATTGCTCTTAAAGGGAGGCATCCTCGGGTTTGAATCCGTTGAAAGCAACAAGTGGGGCGGACTTCCCCTGACGCTGCTTCTGTCCGTGTTCGGCCTGACCGCTGCCTATCCCTTTGGTGTTTTCCTGGCCCTTGGCCGCCAGTCGAGAATGCCCGTAATCAAAGCATTTTCCGTGGTATACATCGAACTGATCCGGGGAGTCCCCCTGATCAGCCTGCTGTTCATGTCGTCCGTGGTTTTCCCCCTGCTTCTGCCCGAAGGGGTGACCCTGAATAAAATCCTGCGGGCCCAGGTGGCCATTATCATGTTCACCGCCGCCTACATTGCAGAGGTGGTCCGCGGCGGTCTCCAGGGCATGAACCGCGGCCAGTACGAGGCGGCCGAATCCCTGGGACTGAACTATTTTCAGACCATGCGGCTGATCATCCTGCCCCAGGCCCTCAAGATTGTGATTCCACCGTCGGTGAGCATATTGATCTCTGCCTTTAAGGACACCTCCCTGGTTGTGATCATTGCCCTCTACGATCTGTTAAAGACCACCCAGACCACCCTGTCCCATCCCCAGTGGATGGGCTTTTCGGCCGAGGCCTATATTTTTGTGGCCCTGATTTATTTTGTCTGCTGTTTTTTCATGTCAAACTACAGCCGACGCCTTGAACGGGAGTTGGACACGGGACTGTAA
- the cas1 gene encoding CRISPR-associated endonuclease Cas1 gives MQVYIHSPGTYLTQKNEIFRLKNQDRSLDLSPRKVESFVITNQAMITTQAINLALENNIDMVFLDAFGDPTGRIWFAKMGSTALIRRKQLEMDQNDSGLMIVKDLIKNKIGNQVKFLKTLKNARPGKEHRFIDTILAIEKILQTLEVTDGENVIDLRNTIMGLEGTSARAYFKVLARAMPEKYRFKGRSRRPAKDPFNAVLNYCYGMLYGKVEKACIIAGLDPFIGFLHTDNYNKKSLVFDLIEPFRIFAETTAVYLFTGRKMKDDYFDMYEHSVSLNKNGKPVVVEAMDKHLEEKVRYRRKNVKRRHILHHEAHRLANYMIDDDKMKKPDWLSITEF, from the coding sequence ATGCAGGTATACATACATTCTCCAGGAACCTATCTTACCCAGAAGAATGAGATTTTCAGGCTCAAGAATCAGGATAGAAGCCTCGATCTTTCCCCCAGGAAGGTCGAGTCCTTTGTCATAACAAATCAGGCAATGATTACCACCCAAGCTATCAACCTTGCCCTTGAAAACAATATAGATATGGTCTTTCTGGATGCCTTTGGGGATCCCACTGGCCGCATCTGGTTTGCAAAGATGGGGAGCACGGCTCTTATCCGAAGGAAGCAGCTTGAAATGGATCAAAATGACAGCGGTCTTATGATTGTTAAGGATTTGATCAAAAACAAGATAGGGAATCAGGTAAAGTTTTTAAAAACCCTGAAAAATGCAAGGCCGGGTAAGGAGCATCGCTTTATAGACACCATTCTGGCCATTGAGAAAATTCTTCAGACCCTTGAGGTAACAGACGGCGAAAATGTCATTGATCTTCGAAATACCATCATGGGGCTTGAAGGGACCTCGGCAAGGGCTTATTTCAAGGTGCTTGCCAGGGCAATGCCGGAAAAATACAGGTTTAAGGGTCGATCCAGGCGACCGGCAAAGGATCCGTTCAATGCCGTTTTAAACTACTGCTATGGCATGCTCTATGGAAAGGTGGAAAAGGCATGTATCATTGCTGGACTGGACCCTTTCATCGGGTTTCTTCACACGGACAATTACAATAAAAAATCCCTGGTGTTTGACCTGATAGAACCCTTCAGGATTTTTGCCGAAACCACGGCTGTTTATCTTTTTACCGGTAGGAAGATGAAGGACGACTATTTTGACATGTACGAACATTCAGTCTCCCTTAATAAAAATGGAAAACCTGTAGTGGTAGAAGCCATGGACAAACATCTGGAGGAAAAGGTCAGGTACCGCAGGAAAAACGTGAAACGCCGACATATTTTGCACCATGAGGCCCACAGACTTGCCAATTATATGATCGATGATGACAAGATGAAAAAGCCTGACTGGCTTTCCATTACGGAGTTTTAG
- a CDS encoding sigma-54-dependent Fis family transcriptional regulator — translation MEAASFDLFKSFAGELEPEILQEKFLKALLKLQNVHRGSIWIKRDNSYHCIEALGSEQERIKGVSISTRHSSIVGWVIENQQMAVSDPRNDDRHFKDLEENLRVKSSLILCFPLFLKDRSVYGAVQIIDTTPDKHLINLDKEYLEHLQNLVDIGSMALGNAVLYREKMEEAESLKTALKEYQEGAPIIGQSRVLAEVMALVKSYAASDFHVLITGESGTGKELVAEQLHHTGLRRGMPFLVQNCSSIPETLLESELFGYKKGAFSGAVRDKKGLFEAADGGTVFLDEIGDMPMNIQASILRVLQNNEVKPLGSTSVIHVDVRIISATHRDIKKMVAENTFRQDLFYRLAVLPIDLPPLRNRREDVPLLIKHFLAREAAKAKVPPKRVGAVAMRRLTAWSWPGNIRELENLIKYLTVVTDDDTIDPDAIPLNFDRGSANGRGDEFPVFPTSSPVDGAQTPGIDFGDYTWLEVERAYALYLLERNAWNVTWAARDSGLNRSTFASRMRRLGLKKKRR, via the coding sequence CTACCACTGCATCGAAGCCCTTGGGTCGGAACAGGAGCGCATTAAGGGGGTTTCCATCAGCACCCGCCATTCAAGCATTGTCGGCTGGGTGATCGAAAATCAACAAATGGCGGTATCTGACCCCAGAAACGATGACCGACATTTTAAGGACCTGGAAGAGAATCTCAGGGTAAAGAGCAGCCTGATCCTCTGCTTTCCCCTGTTTTTGAAGGATCGCTCTGTTTACGGGGCTGTTCAGATCATCGACACCACCCCGGACAAGCACCTGATCAACCTTGATAAGGAGTACCTTGAACACCTCCAGAACCTGGTGGATATCGGATCCATGGCCCTTGGCAATGCCGTGCTGTATAGGGAAAAGATGGAAGAGGCCGAAAGTCTTAAAACAGCCCTCAAGGAGTACCAGGAAGGGGCACCCATTATTGGTCAGAGCAGGGTATTGGCTGAGGTTATGGCCCTTGTAAAAAGCTATGCCGCATCTGATTTCCATGTGCTGATCACGGGGGAGAGCGGCACGGGTAAGGAGCTCGTGGCCGAACAGCTCCACCACACGGGCCTTCGACGGGGCATGCCTTTCCTGGTTCAAAATTGCAGCTCAATTCCTGAAACCCTGCTTGAAAGTGAGCTTTTCGGGTATAAGAAAGGGGCCTTTTCCGGTGCTGTCCGGGATAAAAAGGGGTTGTTTGAAGCGGCCGACGGGGGGACTGTTTTTCTGGATGAGATCGGTGATATGCCCATGAATATCCAGGCAAGCATTCTAAGGGTTCTCCAGAACAATGAGGTCAAACCCCTTGGATCCACAAGTGTGATTCATGTGGATGTAAGAATCATCTCAGCCACCCACAGGGACATTAAAAAAATGGTTGCCGAAAATACTTTTCGCCAGGATCTTTTCTATCGCCTGGCCGTTCTGCCCATTGATTTGCCGCCCCTTCGAAACCGCAGGGAGGATGTTCCCCTCCTGATTAAACATTTTCTTGCAAGGGAGGCCGCAAAGGCCAAGGTTCCGCCAAAACGGGTAGGTGCTGTTGCCATGCGAAGGCTCACGGCCTGGTCCTGGCCGGGCAACATCCGGGAACTTGAAAATCTTATCAAATACCTGACGGTGGTAACCGATGACGACACCATTGATCCCGATGCCATTCCCCTGAATTTTGACAGGGGCTCTGCCAATGGCCGAGGCGATGAATTCCCTGTTTTCCCGACAAGTTCGCCCGTTGATGGGGCCCAAACTCCGGGCATTGATTTTGGGGACTATACCTGGCTTGAGGTGGAACGGGCCTATGCCCTTTATCTCCTTGAAAGAAACGCCTGGAATGTCACCTGGGCGGCCAGGGATTCGGGCCTGAACCGGTCGACCTTTGCCTCGCGCATGCGGCGCCTGGGGCTTAAAAAAAAGAGACGATAA
- a CDS encoding acetate--CoA ligase family protein → MEFFFKPRGIAVVGATPSPGKGGNLIIKNMLNGYDGKIYPVNPRYEQIEGLTCYRDVSDVPDPVDLAVVFVSSSLVVPTIQACAHRGIAGAMIQSAGFSEAGEQGRKLQDQLVRIASETGIRLWGPNCMGLVDAVNKRVFSTVETVIWDAGMTPGNVSLIVQSGMLAGAFLIDVMTRGGIGISKSCSIGNKMDVDESDILEYLMADDDTAVIGLYLESIVDGPRFMDLCRKSTKPIVLLKGGRSEKGARAAMSHTASLAGNGAVVSGALAQCNVVAATDFNQMMDICRTFGAFTALKPSRNKRLAVLTYSGGAGIVSTDFFEDAGLELADLSPESCERIQQVFPDWMPAANPVDLWPGVIIHGAKSVYNACLEAVCQDPHVDAVFVHNFVGGFALEPDMDFMVSAAKSVGKPLVCWLTGERHAVHEFQIKAQQLGLPVFREIHRAVECLAAFMEHHPWADVPVHDTLETLNPDPVPAIMPISLDNQTGVLDENRSKAILKARGIPVVNETMALNEREALAAAQSHGFPVVMKGIFRGMVHKTEAGLVRLGVKSAQEVEVVYAELLTAMDGRGTVLVQQQVPQALELIVGMIRDPQFGVCVMCGMGGVLAEVLGDTVFGVAPLTEGEALALIARMKSCKLLDGFRGGVGVDRRALAQILVRVGQLGLENKRIREIDINPLIPMDGMPVAVDASIILNG, encoded by the coding sequence ATGGAATTTTTCTTCAAGCCCAGGGGGATTGCCGTGGTCGGCGCAACACCTTCTCCTGGTAAGGGCGGTAATCTCATCATTAAAAATATGCTCAACGGGTATGACGGAAAAATATACCCCGTCAATCCAAGGTATGAACAAATAGAGGGGCTGACCTGCTACAGGGATGTTTCTGATGTCCCAGACCCCGTTGATCTTGCCGTTGTGTTTGTCTCTTCCAGCCTGGTTGTTCCGACCATACAGGCCTGTGCCCATCGTGGCATTGCCGGGGCCATGATCCAGTCGGCTGGATTTTCAGAGGCCGGCGAACAGGGGCGTAAGCTTCAAGATCAACTTGTCCGGATCGCTTCGGAAACAGGAATCCGCCTGTGGGGCCCCAACTGCATGGGGCTTGTGGATGCCGTTAATAAACGGGTTTTTTCAACGGTGGAAACCGTTATCTGGGATGCGGGAATGACACCTGGAAACGTTTCGTTGATCGTGCAGAGCGGTATGCTGGCAGGAGCCTTTCTCATAGATGTCATGACCCGGGGTGGTATCGGGATCAGCAAATCCTGCTCCATCGGCAACAAGATGGATGTGGATGAGAGTGATATCCTTGAATACCTTATGGCGGACGATGATACCGCCGTCATAGGTCTTTACCTGGAGTCCATTGTCGACGGACCGAGGTTCATGGACCTGTGCCGGAAATCGACCAAGCCCATTGTGTTGCTCAAGGGGGGCAGGAGTGAAAAGGGTGCCCGGGCCGCCATGAGCCATACGGCAAGCCTTGCAGGCAACGGGGCTGTGGTGAGCGGTGCCCTTGCCCAGTGCAATGTTGTGGCAGCCACTGATTTTAACCAGATGATGGACATCTGCCGGACTTTTGGTGCGTTTACCGCCCTTAAGCCGTCCCGGAACAAACGGCTGGCCGTCCTGACCTACAGTGGGGGTGCCGGTATTGTTTCAACGGATTTTTTTGAAGATGCCGGACTTGAACTGGCCGACCTTTCCCCGGAGAGCTGTGAACGCATTCAGCAGGTCTTTCCCGACTGGATGCCCGCAGCCAATCCTGTTGACCTCTGGCCCGGGGTGATCATCCACGGAGCTAAATCTGTTTATAACGCCTGCCTTGAGGCCGTATGCCAAGATCCCCATGTGGATGCGGTCTTTGTCCACAATTTTGTGGGGGGATTCGCCCTTGAGCCGGACATGGATTTCATGGTCTCGGCTGCAAAATCGGTTGGAAAACCCCTTGTCTGCTGGTTGACCGGTGAACGGCACGCCGTTCACGAATTTCAGATCAAGGCCCAGCAGCTTGGGCTTCCGGTCTTTCGTGAAATCCATCGTGCCGTGGAATGTCTTGCTGCATTCATGGAGCATCATCCATGGGCGGACGTTCCTGTCCATGATACCCTGGAAACCTTGAATCCAGATCCGGTACCGGCAATTATGCCAATATCTTTAGATAATCAAACCGGTGTGCTCGATGAAAACCGGTCCAAGGCGATTCTCAAGGCCCGGGGGATCCCCGTGGTCAACGAAACAATGGCCCTGAACGAACGAGAGGCTCTAGCGGCAGCCCAATCCCATGGGTTTCCCGTTGTCATGAAGGGGATTTTTCGGGGAATGGTTCACAAGACAGAGGCGGGCCTTGTCCGCCTGGGCGTCAAATCCGCCCAGGAGGTTGAGGTTGTGTACGCCGAGCTTTTAACTGCCATGGATGGCCGGGGAACGGTCCTTGTTCAGCAGCAGGTTCCCCAGGCGCTTGAGCTCATCGTCGGCATGATTCGGGATCCCCAGTTCGGGGTCTGTGTCATGTGTGGCATGGGAGGTGTGCTTGCCGAGGTTCTGGGTGATACGGTTTTTGGCGTGGCCCCCCTTACCGAGGGCGAAGCCCTGGCCTTGATAGCTCGGATGAAATCCTGCAAACTGCTTGATGGTTTCCGGGGAGGGGTTGGTGTTGACCGGAGGGCTCTTGCCCAGATTCTGGTCCGGGTGGGTCAGTTGGGACTTGAAAACAAGAGAATCAGGGAGATTGATATCAATCCCCTGATCCCCATGGATGGTATGCCCGTTGCCGTGGACGCTTCAATTATTCTGAATGGATAG
- a CDS encoding helix-turn-helix transcriptional regulator: protein MIGKTIFQILRTLDLMSRPQGTTKKEISLCLNISPRSAYRIIERLEAYGFPVYDENASSGKEKIWRVIPDGLHHINNFSIPDLKFSYAELVALYFLKSQAGLFDGTEIERYVKSAFQKVSTYIPQKAETHISALRKVFITKETYQKSYIGKEDIIETLFNAMANNESCRVAYHVFRDDEIRIMEIDPLHFFKSRGGLYALVRKRRQTDYRTLAVERFQNVEPMGQKFEYPRDFDPVSFINRPFGLIRGPEIHVKLWFSPSQARYIMERTWCENQVITDLNDGGILFEMTTFGQEDVKRWVMSFGIHSRVIEPETLKDEVVLELKKVMEGYLK, encoded by the coding sequence ATGATTGGTAAAACCATATTTCAGATCCTGAGGACTCTTGACCTCATGTCACGCCCCCAGGGAACAACCAAAAAAGAGATTTCGCTTTGCTTGAATATTTCCCCAAGATCCGCCTATCGCATCATTGAAAGACTCGAGGCATACGGTTTTCCCGTTTATGATGAAAATGCCTCCAGCGGAAAGGAAAAAATATGGCGGGTCATTCCTGATGGGCTCCATCATATCAATAATTTTTCAATTCCAGATCTGAAATTTTCCTACGCTGAACTTGTGGCTCTTTATTTTTTGAAAAGTCAAGCTGGGCTCTTTGACGGCACTGAGATAGAAAGGTATGTCAAATCCGCATTCCAGAAGGTTTCCACCTATATCCCACAGAAGGCAGAGACGCATATCAGTGCTCTCAGAAAGGTTTTCATCACAAAGGAAACATATCAAAAGAGTTACATCGGCAAGGAGGACATCATCGAAACTTTGTTTAATGCCATGGCTAATAATGAGAGTTGCCGTGTCGCCTACCATGTGTTTCGGGATGATGAAATTCGGATAATGGAGATAGATCCGCTTCATTTTTTTAAGAGCAGGGGGGGATTGTACGCCTTGGTGAGAAAAAGGAGGCAAACTGACTACAGAACTCTTGCCGTGGAGCGTTTCCAGAATGTTGAACCAATGGGACAAAAATTTGAATATCCCCGGGATTTTGACCCTGTTTCTTTTATTAACAGGCCGTTTGGTTTGATTCGTGGTCCTGAGATCCATGTTAAACTTTGGTTCTCTCCAAGTCAGGCACGGTATATCATGGAAAGAACCTGGTGTGAGAATCAGGTAATAACGGACCTGAACGATGGCGGTATCCTCTTTGAGATGACCACATTTGGACAGGAGGACGTAAAACGCTGGGTCATGTCGTTTGGTATTCATTCCAGGGTTATAGAGCCAGAAACATTAAAAGATGAAGTCGTTCTTGAATTGAAAAAAGTAATGGAAGGCTATCTAAAATAA
- a CDS encoding amino acid ABC transporter ATP-binding protein: MNKIQPANSETDDTPIIVIKNMHKWYGEFHVLKDINLTVGKKERIVICGPSGSGKSTLIRCINRLEEHQKGTIEVDGMTLTNDIKNIEKIRAEVGMVFQHFNLFPHLTILENLTLGPIWVRKTPKKEAEETAMFYLEKVRIAEQAKKFPGQLSGGQQQRVAIARSLCMKPNVMLFDEPTSALDPEMVKEVLDVMISLATDGMTMIVVSHEMGFAKSVAHRVLFMDSGQILEQNNPEEFFNNPQNERTKLFLSQILD, translated from the coding sequence ATGAATAAGATCCAGCCAGCAAATTCAGAAACGGACGATACACCCATCATTGTAATCAAAAACATGCACAAATGGTACGGCGAGTTCCATGTGCTCAAGGATATAAACCTGACGGTGGGTAAAAAAGAGCGAATTGTCATCTGCGGTCCGTCGGGATCGGGAAAATCCACCCTGATCCGGTGCATCAACCGCCTTGAAGAGCACCAGAAGGGAACCATTGAAGTCGACGGCATGACCCTGACCAATGACATCAAAAACATTGAAAAGATCAGGGCAGAAGTGGGCATGGTGTTCCAGCACTTTAATCTTTTCCCCCATCTGACCATACTTGAAAACCTGACCCTTGGGCCCATCTGGGTGCGAAAAACGCCCAAAAAAGAGGCTGAGGAGACGGCCATGTTTTACCTGGAAAAGGTGAGGATAGCCGAACAGGCAAAAAAATTCCCAGGCCAGCTCTCCGGGGGTCAGCAGCAGCGGGTGGCCATTGCCCGAAGCCTCTGCATGAAGCCCAATGTCATGCTGTTTGACGAACCCACCTCGGCCCTTGACCCTGAAATGGTCAAGGAGGTGCTGGACGTCATGATCAGCCTTGCCACTGACGGCATGACCATGATCGTTGTCAGCCATGAAATGGGTTTTGCCAAAAGTGTGGCCCACCGGGTGCTGTTCATGGATTCAGGCCAGATACTTGAACAGAACAACCCTGAAGAATTTTTTAACAACCCCCAGAATGAACGAACCAAACTCTTCCTAAGCCAGATCCTGGATTGA